A region of the Microbacterium sp. SL75 genome:
ATCGGGCAGCCCCAGGATCTCGCGGCCGTTCCAGAGGATGCTGCCCGAGGCGTGCGTGCCGTCGGGCAAGAGCCCCAGGATCGCCAGGGCGGTCAGCGATTTGCCCGATCCCGACTCGCCGATCAGCCCCACTCGCGCGCCCCCGGGGACCGAGAACGAGACGCCGTCGACGACGGCGCGACCGCCGATCTCGATCCGCAGGTCTGTCACGACGAGGCTCACGCGACCACCCCCGGCACGTGCGTACGCGCGGCGGGAGCGCGCTCGCCCAGGGTGGGGTCGGCAGCTTCGCGCAGCGCGTCACCCAGCAGGTTCAGGCCGAGCACCGTCAGCGTGATCGCCAGGCCCGGCCAGACCACGGTGAGCGGGTGCACGGCGATGTACGCCTGCAGGTCACTGAGCAGCACACCCCACGAGGGCTGGGTCACGGGCGCTCCGAAGCCCAGGTACGACAGCCCCGCTTCGGCGAGCACGGCCACGGCCATGCCCCACGACAGCTGCACGATGAACACCGGGGCGACGTTGGGAAGGAGGTGCCTCGTGAGGTTCTGCGCGCTTGACAGGCCGCTCGCCCGTCCCGCGAGCACGAAGTCGCTGTGCAGCACGCGCCGCAGCTCGGGCCGTGTCACGCGGGCGACGTTCACTCCGAACCCGATACCCACCGACCAGATGACCACGGCGAGGGAGCCGCCCCACACGGCCGAGATCATCATGGCGATGATCAGGACCGGGAAGGCGATGAGGATGTCGACGAGGACCGCGACGCTCTCGCGGATCCACCGCGCGGTGAGCGAGCCGAGGGCGGCCAGGGCGATGCCGAGCACCGAGGCCACCGCTCCCGCGCCGACGGCGACGACGACGGTCGTGCGCGCCCCGGCCATCAGCAGGCTGGCGATGTCACGGCCGCTGTTGTCGGTGCCGAGCACGTGCGGCCACGCGGGGTCGCTCCAGCGTGCGCGGGCGTCGACGGAGGCCGGGTCGAAGGGGGTCCACAAGAGCGAGACGACGGCCGTGACGACGACGAGAGCGACGATCAGGATGCCGAATCGCCCGGTGCCCAGACTCCAGAGGCGCCGGAGGGTGGTCATGAGGCCTCCCTCTGACGCGGATCGATGAGGCGGTGGGTGAGGTCGACGAGGAAGCCGACCACAAGGACGAAGCCCGTGAGGGCGAGCAGCTCGCCCTGTACCTTCGGCAGGTCGCGCGCGGCGACGTCGGTGACCAGCATGCGCCCGACACCGGGGAGGGTGAAGAGCTGCTCGATCACGACGGCGCCCACGATGATCCCGGCGATCTGAAGGCCGAGCACCGTGATGACCGAGAGTCCCACATTGGGCAGACCGTGGCTCAGCAGGGCGCGCGTGCGGGTGAGACCCTTCGCGGCGGCGGTGCGCACGTAGTCCTGACCGAGCGCTTGGAGGGTGGCGCTCCGCACGAAGCGCAGCAGCATCGCCCCTTCGACCACGCCGATGGTGAGGGCGGGGAGGATGAGGGCTCGGAACGCCGCCGCGGGGTCGTTCCACCCCGCCCGGGGGAAGCCCTGGGGCGGAAGCCAGCCCAGCCACACCGCGAACACGACGACGAGCATCATTCCCGCCCACACCACGGGCACCGCTGCCAGGGCCTGCGCCCCGACGCTGAGCGCCGTCCCGCCGACGCGACGTCGTCCGAGAGCGGAGAGAACGCCGAAGGGGATGCCGACCATCAGCGCAACCGTGAGCGACATCGCCGCGAGCGGCACGGTGACGCGGGCCTTGTCTGCCAGCTCCGCGACGACGGACGTGCCCGTGATGAGCGAGGTGCCCAGGTCGCCGCGCAGCAGCCCGCCGATCCAATCGAGGTACTGCGTCCAGAGCGGGGCCTCCAGGCCCAGGCTCGCGCGCAGCGCGGCCACCTGTTCCGGCGTCGCCTCGGTGCCGGCGATCAGCTGCGCGACGTCGCCGGGGAGCACCCGGAGCGAGACGAAGATCAGCACGCTGGCCACGGCCAGGCCCAGCACCAGCAGGCCCAGCCGTGTCAGCGTGTAGCGGATCACTCCGCCGCGACCGTCACGCCCGCAAGCGGCAGGCGCACGTTGAGGGAGTTCTTCGGAAAGTTCGCCACGTTCGTGCCGACCGCGGTCAACGGTGTCGACAGGAACAGCCAGTCCGCGGCATCTTCGTCGCTCACGATGCGGGCGGCCTCGGCGAGCAGGTCGGAGGACTGCTGCTGGTCGGTGGTCGCCAACGCCTGGGCGTACAGGCCCTGCACCTCGGCGTTGTCGTAGCCGAAGTAGTACGAGGGGTTCGCCCAGTTGCCGAAGTCGCGGGCCTCGACGTGGCGCACGAAGCTCAGGTCGTAGTCGTGGTTCTTGTAGACGTTCTGGAGCCACGTGCTGAAATCGACCGAGTTGACCTTGAGGGTCACGCCCACGTCGGCGAACGACGACACGAGGAAGGTCGGGATCGTCGTGGGGTAGACGTTGGGGATGGTCAGCGTCAGGGTGAGGTTCTCGGCGCCGGCCTGCGCGAGAAGCTCGCGGGCACGGTCGGGGTTGTACGAGATGCTTCCCGACAGGTCTTCGCATCCGGGGTCGAGCGGGGCGATGGGGCCGTAGAGCTCGCTGCCGGAGCCGAGGGTGTCGATGAGCGCCTTGTGGTCGATCGCCAGACGCAGCGCCTCGCGCACGCGCTGGTCGTTGAGTGGCGCGCGCTGGTTGTTGAAGGCCAGCGTGCCCTTGTCGGTAGTCAGACCCGATTCGATCGAGAAGTTGTTCGTGCCCTCGATCTGGTCGCGCAGCTCGGGGTCGATCTCGAGGGCCACGTCGACGTCGCCGGCGACGGCCGCGTTGGTCGCGGCGCTCTGGTCGGGAATGTAGTCGAGCACGACCTCCGCGACGCCGGCCTTGTCCCCCCAGTATCCGTCGTAGCGCGAGAGGGTCAGGCTCTGCCCGGCGTTGCGGCTCTCGACCCGGAAGGGACCGGTGCCGTTGGCGGCGGTCTGGAAGTTGGTCGTGTCGCCGCTCTTGAAGATCAGGCCCGCGCGGCCCGTCATCGCGAAGAGGAAGTCGATGTTGGGCTTCGCGAGCGTCACGACCACCGTGGAGGCGTCGGGGGACGCGATCGAGGCCACGTTCGCCAGGTCGGAGCTGTTCTGGATGGTGGGGTCGTCCTTGGCCGTCTGCAGCGAGGTGATGACGTCGTCGGCCGTGAGCGCGCTGCCGTCGTGGAAGGTCACCCCCTGACGGAGGGTGAAGGTGTAGGTGAGTCCGTCGGGAGACACCGTCCACGCCGTGGCGAGTGCCGGGGCGATCGCGTTGGAGTCGTCGCCGTTGCGGGTGACCAGGCCTTGGTAGACGTTGTCGATGAGAGCCTGCTCGAGCGAGGCGCCGCTCGTGCGGCGGATGTCGAGGTTCGACGGCTCCAGCGACAGACGCACCGTGAGGGTGGCGTTTGGGTCGGCTTCTCCGGTGGGGTTCGGCGTCGTACTCGAGCCGGTGCACGAGGTGAGCAGGAGCGCTCCGATCAGGAGCATGCTCGTGGCGAGAGCGGTGCGGCGCAGCATTGCGGGGTGTGTCCTTTCGCAGGCCGAGGCATCAGGGTGCTGTGGATGCCGAGCAGGGGTGGCAACAGCCTACTTTCACCCGTATTCCCTCGACGCCGTCTGTGACGGTGCGCGACGCGGGATGACCGGGTTCGGGTCGGCGGGTCAGGGGGTGGTCAGGAGCGATCGGATCAGACGCGCCAGGCCCTCGGGATCTTCCTCCTGCGCGTTGTGCCCGGTGGACAGAACCCGGACGTCGGCCCCGGGCACACGCCGCGCGAGCTCCTCGGCATCCGTCTCGGTGACGAAACCGCGCTCGCCGCGCACGAGCGTGACGGGTGCGGTGACCCCGCCCAGGTCGTCCCATCCGGTCGTCGACAGCACAGCCTTCACGGCATCCGGGGTCGTGGCATCGGCCCCGGCGTTCGCGGCGGCCGCGGCGAGGTGAGCGAAGTGATGCTTCCACTCGACCCGTCCGTCGGGGCGCAGACGCGAGTTGAGGAACACCCCGCGCGCCGCAGCCTCGGGGGATCCGCCCAGGCCGAACGAGAGGGCGCGTTCGACGAGTTCTTCCCGCGACGACCAGTCGGTGGGGCCGGCGAAGAACGCGCGGATCTGCGCGGGACCCGCGCTCGGGTCGACCCCCGGTGTGATGTCCA
Encoded here:
- a CDS encoding ABC transporter permease, encoding MTTLRRLWSLGTGRFGILIVALVVVTAVVSLLWTPFDPASVDARARWSDPAWPHVLGTDNSGRDIASLLMAGARTTVVVAVGAGAVASVLGIALAALGSLTARWIRESVAVLVDILIAFPVLIIAMMISAVWGGSLAVVIWSVGIGFGVNVARVTRPELRRVLHSDFVLAGRASGLSSAQNLTRHLLPNVAPVFIVQLSWGMAVAVLAEAGLSYLGFGAPVTQPSWGVLLSDLQAYIAVHPLTVVWPGLAITLTVLGLNLLGDALREAADPTLGERAPAARTHVPGVVA
- a CDS encoding ABC transporter permease, coding for MIRYTLTRLGLLVLGLAVASVLIFVSLRVLPGDVAQLIAGTEATPEQVAALRASLGLEAPLWTQYLDWIGGLLRGDLGTSLITGTSVVAELADKARVTVPLAAMSLTVALMVGIPFGVLSALGRRRVGGTALSVGAQALAAVPVVWAGMMLVVVFAVWLGWLPPQGFPRAGWNDPAAAFRALILPALTIGVVEGAMLLRFVRSATLQALGQDYVRTAAAKGLTRTRALLSHGLPNVGLSVITVLGLQIAGIIVGAVVIEQLFTLPGVGRMLVTDVAARDLPKVQGELLALTGFVLVVGFLVDLTHRLIDPRQREAS
- a CDS encoding ABC transporter substrate-binding protein, producing the protein MLRRTALATSMLLIGALLLTSCTGSSTTPNPTGEADPNATLTVRLSLEPSNLDIRRTSGASLEQALIDNVYQGLVTRNGDDSNAIAPALATAWTVSPDGLTYTFTLRQGVTFHDGSALTADDVITSLQTAKDDPTIQNSSDLANVASIASPDASTVVVTLAKPNIDFLFAMTGRAGLIFKSGDTTNFQTAANGTGPFRVESRNAGQSLTLSRYDGYWGDKAGVAEVVLDYIPDQSAATNAAVAGDVDVALEIDPELRDQIEGTNNFSIESGLTTDKGTLAFNNQRAPLNDQRVREALRLAIDHKALIDTLGSGSELYGPIAPLDPGCEDLSGSISYNPDRARELLAQAGAENLTLTLTIPNVYPTTIPTFLVSSFADVGVTLKVNSVDFSTWLQNVYKNHDYDLSFVRHVEARDFGNWANPSYYFGYDNAEVQGLYAQALATTDQQQSSDLLAEAARIVSDEDAADWLFLSTPLTAVGTNVANFPKNSLNVRLPLAGVTVAAE
- a CDS encoding alpha/beta fold hydrolase; protein product: MPERDEFSFLPAQAADVGRELPPVERVRLTLADDRTLSGLRWGGAPPVVTLLHGAGLNAHTWDTTLLHLGVPALALDLPGHGDSSWRDDAAYVARVIAPDVVSALEQWTTTPQVLVGHSLGGLTAAAAAASRPDLVSRLAIVDITPGVDPSAGPAQIRAFFAGPTDWSSREELVERALSFGLGGSPEAAARGVFLNSRLRPDGRVEWKHHFAHLAAAAANAGADATTPDAVKAVLSTTGWDDLGGVTAPVTLVRGERGFVTETDAEELARRVPGADVRVLSTGHNAQEEDPEGLARLIRSLLTTP